The sequence GAAGGCGTCCTTGAAGCCCTTCTTCGCGCCGTGCAGCGACTCGTAGAGCGGCCTGCCGACGACGGGGGTGCGGTCGAGCACCTCCTTGCCCCAGGCGAGGACCTTCTCGTAGCCGTCCGTGGTGCGCAGCGCCGCGAGGTGGTGGGCGAGGCCGCCGATGGTCGGCGCGTAGGAGCGCTCGTTGTCGTTGACGACGAGGACGAGGGGGCGGTCCTTGGCGGCGGCGATGTTGTTGAGCGCCTCCCAGGCCATGCCGCCGGTGAGCGCCCCGTCCCCGGTGACGGCGACGACGTGGGTGTCCTCGCCGCGCAGCTCGCGCGCCTTGGCGAGGCCGTCCGCCCAGCCGAGCACGGTCGAGGCGTGGCTGTTCTCGATGACGTCGTGCGCGGACTCCGCGCGCGAGGGGTAGCCGGAGAGGCCGCCCTTGGAGCGCAGCTTGGAGAAGTCCTGCCGCCCGGTGAGGAGTTTGTGCACGTACGCCTGGTGCCCGGTGTCCCACAGGACGCGGTCGTGCGGCGAGTCGAAGACCCGGTGCAGGGCGATGGTCAGCTCGACGACCCCGAGGTTGGGGCCGAGGTGGCCGCCGGTCCTGGCGACCGCCTGGATCAGGAACTCCCGGATCTCCGCGGCCAGTTCGGGCAGCCGGTCGCTGCCAAGGGCCTTGAGGTCGCGCGGCCCCCGGATGCTTTCGAGCAGTGTCACGTTCGGGCCCTCTCTCTTCGGACGTCCGGCCCGGTCGGGTCGGCGGGATGCGTGAGCGGGGCCGTGCGGCGCACCGGAGCGGCAGGCACGGGGCCCCGGCCTCGCGGGGATGCGAGGCCGGGGCCGCGTGGGGGCCGGTCGGGACGGGCGCGGCCCGTCACGGTCAGGAGCGGTTGCCCGCGATCGTCTCGCGGGCGGCGCGCAGCGAGGCCTGCAGGGAGCCCATGGTGGCCATGACGGCGGTCGGCTCGTAGCCGCAGTGCGCCATGCAGTTGTCGCAGCGCTCGTCCTTGCCGCGCCCGTACTTGTCCCAGTCGGTCTCCTCGATGAGCTGCCGGTACGTGGGCACGTAGCCGTCGCTCATGAGGTAGCAGGGGCGCTGCCAGCCGAAGAGGGAGTAGTTGGGGATCGCCCAGGCGGTGCAGTCGAAGTCCTGCTTGCCCTCCAGGAAGTCCAGGAAGAGCGGCGAGTGGTTGAGGCGCCACCGCTGCCTGTTGCCGCCCGCGAACGCCTTCTTGAACAGCTCGCGGGTCTGGGTCACGCCGAGGAAGTGCTCCTGGTCGGGGGCCTTCTCGTAGGCGTAGGCGGGCGAGATCATCATCTCGTCGACCTGGAGTTCGTCGTTGAGGAAGTCGAGCACCTCGATGACGGTCTGCGGGGTGTCGGTGTTGAAGAAGGTCGAGTTGGTCGTGACGCGGAAGCCGCGGCGCTTGGCCTCCTTGATCGCCGCGACGGCCTCGTCGAAGACGCCTTCCTTGGCGACCGACTCGTCGTGCCGCTCCTTGAGGCCGTCGATGTGCACGGCGAAGGCGAAGTACGGCGAGGGGGTGAACTTCTCGATCTTCTTGCGGAGCAGCATGGCGTTGGTGCAGAGGAAGACGTACTTCCGCTTGGCCACCAACTGCCGCACGATCTCGTCGATCTGAGGGTGCATGAGGGGCTCACCACCCGCGATGGAGACCATCGGGGCGCCGGACTCCAGGACAGCGCCGACGGCCTGGGCGACCGGCATGCGCTGCTTGAGGACTCCCGCAGGGTGCTGGATCTTGCCGCAGCCCTCGCACTTCAGGTTGCACGCGAAGAGCGGTTCGAGCTCGACGATGAGCGGGAACTTCTCCCGCTTGCGGAGCTTCTGTTCCATCAGATACGTCCCGATCCTGATGGTCTGGCGAAGCGGCATGGCCATCTGGCTCACCTCCTGGGGAGCAGAAAAGTACGGTGCCATTCAGAGAAAGCAGGCAGGACGGCACGGAGTACGCGGAAGGCAGATATTCCCCCGCTGACCGTGCCGATACGGACGAGTTCGTGTTCCGGTGCGTCCACCACCACCCGGACGGCGGCCACCGGACGGGTGGCGGTGGTGGACTGCGCGCGGGCCGTGCGCAGGGTCGCGGCGGACTCCATGTCCACCGCGACGGCGCCCGTCCCGCGCAGCGTGGCCCGCTCGGGGCCGCGCACCACGTGGTCCGATCCCGCGAGCACCCCGGTGTGGACGGTGCGGCCGGGGATCGCGCGGGCGAGCGCGGCGGCGAGCGCGGCGGTGGCGGAGCACGAGGTCGAGCCGGCCGCGTCCTCGGTGCGTTCGGCGACCACGAGGTCGCCGGGGTGCATCCCGGGGGCGAGTCCGGCGCAGAACCCGGTGGCGAGGACGGCGGTCGTGGGGGGTGCGGTCCGCAGCGCGCGCTCGACGGCGCGCTCCGCGGCCCGGGGCCCCATGCCCGTGCGCAGCACGGACACCGCGCCGCCGGCCTGCCGCAGGGTGCGGCCCCCGCCGCTGCGCAGCGCGAAGTGCTCGATGCCGAGCGCGCAGGCGACGAGCAGCGGTGCTGATCCGGGATCGGTCCCGGTTCCGGGGGCCTGTGCCATCAGTTCTCCCCCGGGCCCGTGCCGTTGAGGTAACGGCCGAGCGCCGTCACGGGGAACACCTGCCGGTACAGGTGGTAGTTGATGGTGAAGTCCCAGGGGAAGCCGGTCCCGGTGAACCAGGGTTCGTCCCAGGTGCCGTCCTCGGTCTGGGTCTCGACGAGGTACGCGATCCCGCGGCGCACCTGCTCCGAGTCCCGCTCCCCGGCCGCGAGGAGCGCGAGCAGCGCCCAGGCGGTCTGCGAGGCGGTGGAGTGGCCGCGGCCGTGCCAGGCGGTGTCCTGGTACGAGCGCAGGTCCTCGCCCCAGCCGCCGTCCTCGTTCTGCACCTGGCCGAGCCAGGAGACGGAGCGGCGGATCGCCGGGTGCGCGGCGGGGATGCCCGCCGCGACGAGCGCGGGGACGACGGCCCCCGTCCCGTACACGTAGTTGACGCCCCAGCGGCCGAACCAGGAGCCGTTCGCCTCCTGGTTCTCCAGCAGCCACTCGATGCCGCGCCGGGTGCGCGGGTGGTGGGCGAGGCCCTCCTCGGCGAGCATCTCGACGACGTGCGCGGTGACGTCCGCCGAGGGCGGGTCGATGACCTCGCCGAAGTCGCTGAACGGCAGCCGGTTGGGGAACG comes from Streptomyces sp. Tu6071 and encodes:
- the hpnH gene encoding adenosyl-hopene transferase HpnH, producing MAMPLRQTIRIGTYLMEQKLRKREKFPLIVELEPLFACNLKCEGCGKIQHPAGVLKQRMPVAQAVGAVLESGAPMVSIAGGEPLMHPQIDEIVRQLVAKRKYVFLCTNAMLLRKKIEKFTPSPYFAFAVHIDGLKERHDESVAKEGVFDEAVAAIKEAKRRGFRVTTNSTFFNTDTPQTVIEVLDFLNDELQVDEMMISPAYAYEKAPDQEHFLGVTQTRELFKKAFAGGNRQRWRLNHSPLFLDFLEGKQDFDCTAWAIPNYSLFGWQRPCYLMSDGYVPTYRQLIEETDWDKYGRGKDERCDNCMAHCGYEPTAVMATMGSLQASLRAARETIAGNRS